The proteins below come from a single Myripristis murdjan chromosome 10, fMyrMur1.1, whole genome shotgun sequence genomic window:
- the LOC115366296 gene encoding piggyBac transposable element-derived protein 4-like, whose translation MRAMKAKRNAKRVNLTTTTEKEEEEEKELNGKITWSSEPGQRRRWRRLASQGPTPYAASRVTDELSAFLLLFTARMEQIVLVHTNREGSRSHGSEGAGWTDMDVVELRAYVGLLLLTGVFRSWGEAAVSLWDAECGRPVFPATMPLERFYTCSKALRFDDRATRPARHASDELAAVRELWDEWSSRLPLLYDPGREVTVDEQLVPFRGRCPFRQYMPSKPTRYGVKIWAACDARSSYAWNMQVYTGKAASGEHEKKNQGLRVVLDVTRGLGGGRNVTCNNFFTSYELAERLLARDLTVVGMLHKNRPELPAWPVHHRHEAFSSEFAFTPSVTLVSYVPKRNQSMLLLSTAHGDAAVAVDRPDRKPEILLHYNRNKDGVDNLDKLVTAYSCRRRTRRWPTAVFHNILDVSAYNAFVLWQELNPEHAASLHSRRNARRLFLERLGKALVAPLVQRRAGVPRAPAEVEVGDEADVDTDMDTELELEPEPELEPEAVEQRRTRRPEGATRAPRKRCQVCPPRLDRKTSMACARCAVRVCGRCYILYCPACDLQARRGGREATERTMPPERRREGCARTASPCAAGSSRP comes from the exons atGAGGGCGATGAAGGCGAAGAGGAACGCGAAGAGGGTGAACCTGACGACGACGacggagaaggaggaggaggaggagaaggagct AAACGGAAAGATAACGTGGTCCTCCGAGCCCGGTcagcggcggcggtggcgaCGGCTTGCTTCTCAGGGTCCCACGCCGTACGCGGCCTCCCGGGTGACGGATGAGCTCTCCGCGTTCCTCCTGCTCTTCACGGCTCGGATGGAGCAAATCGTGCTGGTCCACACGAACCGCGAGGGCTCCCGCTCGCACGGCTCCGAGGGGGCCGGCTGGACCGACATGGACGTGGTCGAACTGCGCGCCTACGTGGGCCTGCTCCTCCTGACTGGGGTGTTCAGGTCCTGGGGCGAGGCCGCGGTCAGCCTGTGGGACGCTGAGTGCGGCAGGCCCGTGTTCCCAGCCACCATGCCCCTGGAGCGCTTCTACACCTGCTCCAAGGCCCTCCGCTTCGACGACCGGGCCACAAGGCCCGCCAGGCACGCCTCGGACGAACTGGCCGCCGTCAGGGAGCTGTGGGACGAGTGGTCCTCCAGGCTCCCGCTCCTCTACGACCCAGGCCGCGAGGTGACGGTGGACGAGCAGCTGGTCCCGTTTCGAG GCCGGTGCCCTTTCCGCCAGTACATGCCCAGCAAGCCCACGAGGTACGGCGTCAAGATCTGGGCAGCCTGCGACGCGAGGTCCAGCTACGCCTGGAACATGCAGGTGTACACAGGCAAAGCGGCGTCGGGCGAGCATGAGAAGAAGAACCAGGGCTTGCGCGTGGTGCTGGACGTGACGCGCGGCCTCGGTGGTGGCCGCAACGTGACCTGCAACAACTTCTTCACCTCGTACGAGCTGGCCGAGCGCCTACTGGCCCGTGACCTGACGGTGGTGGGCATGCTGCACAAGAACAGGCCCGAGCTCCCCGCGTGGCCGGTGCACCACCGCCATGAGGCCTTCTCCTCTGAGTTCGCCTTCACGCCCTCGGTCACGCTCGTCTCCTACGTGCCCAAGAGGAACCAGAGCATGCTGCTCCTGAGCACCGCGCATGGCGATGCCGCCGTGGCTGTGGACCGCCCAGACCGCAAGCCCGAGATACTGCTGCACTACAACCGCAACAAGGACGGCGTGGACAACCTGGACAAGCTAGTCACGGCGtacagctgcaggaggaggacgaggcgCTGGCCCACGGCCGTGTTCCACAACATCCTCGACGTCTCAGCGTACAACGCGTTTGTGCTGTGGCAGGAGCTCAACCCCGAGCACGCGGCGTCGCTGCACTCGAGGCGCAACGCAAGGAGGCTGTTCCTCGAACGGCTGGGCAAAGCGCTTGTGGCCCCGCTCGTGCAACGCAGGGCTGGAGTGCCGCGTGCGCCGGCTGAGGTCGAGGTTGGAGATGAGGCCGATGTGGACACAGACATGGACAcggaactggaactggaaccGGAACCAGAACTGGAACCGGAAGCTGTAGAGCAACGACGGACGCGACGCCCGGAAGGCGCGACTCGCGCGCCAAGGAAAAGGTGTCAGGTCTGCCCGCCCAGACTGGACCGGAAGACGTCGATGGCGTGCGCACGATGCGCCGTGCGTGTGTGCGGACGCTGCTACATACTCTACTGCCCGGCATGCGACCTACAAGCCCGCAGGGGAGGCAGGGAAGCAACGGAAAGAACGATGCCACCTGAGCGACGCCGCGAAGGCTGCGCGAGGACCGCCTCCCCCTGCGCCGCCGGGTCCAGCCGACCCTGA